In a single window of the Lodderomyces elongisporus chromosome 4, complete sequence genome:
- the MRD1 gene encoding Multiple RNA-binding domain-containing protein 1, whose protein sequence is MSRLIVKGLPKYFTEDNLRKHFGEQGDVTDVKLVKSKNGESRRFAFIGYKSRESAEKAVKFFNKSFLDTARIDVEIAKTFSDPNVPISFREKRKRDNERLRRQEEALIEQNEMAKNVKRQKPKSAIEEEMENDPKFREYMEVMKPSHEVKSWANDAIADGSGGRSAKELEDALAGDTKPIAQNYDVIEAKESASDDEYEDFSKIEARKGGEEGEEGEEDKEEEMMMMMSLDNVENNLAKDENVSDLDWLKSRSIRIKENGEVPESALENDSLKQNEGINPSTVLETTEVSVPVSKSVQKTEEEKTLEKLQDTGRLFIRNISYEATEDDFRELFSPYGALEEVHIAIDTRTSKSKGFVYIQFVNPQDAVRAYSSLDKEIFQGRLLHILAADRKKSHRLDEFDLKNLPLKKQRELKRKEQAVKTQFSWNSLFMNTDAVMESMAAKLGVTKSQLIDPENSSSAVKQALAEAHVIGDVKKFFEDKGVDLTSFNKKERDDKIILVKNFTYGTTTEELGELFSQYGPIARIIMPPAGTIAIVEFKDAPSARAAFTKLAYKRFNSSILYLEKGPKDLFTRAPTTAEEASLNVGIGADTAGTAGVAGVAGNISQPVKAVEVISANDILGQDIDDTEDGDIHGSTVSIFVKNLNFSTTVQQLSDLFKPLSGFVLATVKTKPDPKNTGKTLSMGFGFVEFRSKAQADAAIAALDGHVLDGHKLQLKISHKQSGGAKDSRATAVGSAAAKSGKSNKIIIKNLPFEATRKDLLELFGAFGSLKSVRVPKKFDQSARGFAFIEFNLLKEAENAMTQLEGVHLLGRRLVMQYAERDADNAEAEIERMTKKVKKQVGTQNMAAARLAGKSKIELEEKQDEFDV, encoded by the coding sequence ATGTCACGATTAATTGTCAAGGGTCTTCCAAAGTATTTCACAGAAGATAACTTAAGAAAACATTTTGGCGAGCAAGGCGATGTTACGGATGTTAAACTTGTGAAATCCAAGAACGGTGAATCGAGGCGTTTTGCATTTATTGGATACAAATCTAGAGAGTCGGCGGAAAAAGCtgtaaaatttttcaacaagtcCTTTCTTGATACGGCAAGAATAGATGTGGAAATTGCAAAGACATTTTCCGATCCAAATGTGCCAATATCTTtcagagaaaagagaaagagagataaTGAAAGACTTAGGCGACAGGAAGAAGCATtaattgaacaaaatgaaatggCTAAAAATGTCAAGAgacaaaaaccaaaatcagcaattgaagaagaaatggaGAATGATCCAAAATTTAGAGAGTATATGGAAGTGATGAAGCCATCGCACGAAGTGAAATCTTGGGCTAATGATGCAATCGCCGATGGATCAGGTGGTCGTTCGGCAAAAGAACTCGAGGATGCTTTGGCCGGAGATACTAAACCTATTGCTCAAAATTATGATGTTATAGAAGCAAAGGAGAGTGCGAGTGATGATGAATACGAAGATTTTAGTAAGATTGAAGCACGAAAgggaggagaagaaggtgaagaaggggaagaagataaggaggaagagatgatgatgatgatgagttTGGATAATGTTGAGAATAATTTGgcaaaagatgaaaatgttTCGGATTTGGACTGGTTGAAATCCAGAAGTATTCGGATCAAGGAGAATGGCGAAGTTCCCGAATCTGCATTGGAGAATGATagtttgaaacaaaatgaaGGAATCAACCCACTGACAGTTTTGGAAACTACGGAAGTGCTGGTACCAGTCTCAAAATCTGTGCAAAAGactgaagaagagaaaactCTTGAGAAACTACAAGACACTGGGCGTTTATTTATTCGAAATATCCTGTATGAAGCTACTGAAGATGATTTTAGAGAGCTCTTCCTGCCGTACGGTGCACTAGAAGAAGTGCATATAGCCATAGACACCAGAACCTCAAAGTCAAAAggttttgtatatattcaATTTGTTAATCCCCAAGATGCGGTTCGAGCATATAGCTCGTTGGATAAGGAGATTTTTCAAGGAAGGTTATTGCACATTCTTGCTGCAGATAGGAAAAAGAGTCATCGATTAGACGAGTTTGATTTGAAGAATTTACctttgaagaaacaaagagaattgaaaagaaaagaacaagctGTAAAGACCCAATTTAGTTGGAACTCGTTGTTTATGAATACTGATGCTGTAATGGAGTCGATGGCAGCTAAATTAGGAGTCACCAAGTCGCAATTAATTGACCCTGAAAACTCTAGCTCTGCAGTCAAACAAGCATTAGCAGAGGCGCACGTTATTGGAGACGTCAAGAAATTTTTTGAGGATAAAGGCGTTGATTTGACTtctttcaacaaaaaagaaagagatgaCAAGATCATATTGGTGAAAAACTTTACTTATGGGACCACCACAGAAGAGTTGGGCGAATTATTTTCTCAATATGGCCCAATTGCCAGAATCATTATGCCTCCTGCGGGAACTATTGCTATAGTAGAATTTAAAGATGCGCCAAGTGCTCGAGCGGCATTTACCAAGCTTGCTTACAAGAGATTCAATTCAAGTATCTTGTATTTGGAAAAAGGTCCAAAAGATTTGTTTACTAGAGCTCCAACTACGGCAGAAGAGGCAAGTCTTAATGTTGGTATTGGTGCTGACACTGCCGGCACTGCTGGCGTTGCTGGCGTTGCTGGCAATATATCACAACCAGTCAAGGCAGTCGAAGTAATCAGTGCAAACGATATTCTCGGTCAAGATATTGACGACACAGAGGATGGTGATATTCACGGTTCAACAGTTTCCATCTTTGTCAAAAACCTCAACTTCTCCACTACAGTGCAGCAACTTTCCGATTTGTTCAAGCCTTTATCTGGCTTTGTACTTGCTACTGTAAAGACCAAACCTGATCCTAAAAATACCGGTAAGACACTTAGTATGGGATTTGGGTTTGTTGAATTTAGGAGCAAGGCACAGGCTGATGCAGCAATTGCGGCTTTAGATGGACATGTTCTTGATGGTCACAAGTTGCAGCTCAAGATTTCTCATAAACAAAGTGGAGGAGCCAAGGATTCAAGGGCAACAGCTGTTGGTAGTGCTGCTGCCAAATCTGGCAAGTCTAATAAAATCATTATCAAGAATTTGCCATTCGAAGCAACAAGGAAGGATCTTTTGGAATTATTTGGTGCTTTTGGTTCGTTGAAATCGGTGAGAGTGCCCAAGAAATTCGATCAAAGTGCTAGAGGTTTTGCATTTATCGAGTTCAATTTATTGAAAGAGGCGGAGAATGCAATGACACAACTTGAAGGTGTGCATTTGTTGGGAAGAAGGTTGGTCATGCAGTATGCTGAGAGGGATGCTGATAATGCCGAAGCAGAAATTGAACGAATGACAAAGAAGGTGAAGAAGCAAGTGGGTACACAAAACATGGCAGCTGCTAGATTGGCGGGAAAGTCAAAGATTgaattggaagaaaaacaagatgaaTTTGATGTTTAG